One Aegilops tauschii subsp. strangulata cultivar AL8/78 chromosome 7, Aet v6.0, whole genome shotgun sequence genomic window carries:
- the LOC109781849 gene encoding uncharacterized protein: protein MVSRGGGAVRSLLDRLRPPPRGTRGSPAMPPPVAAAAKGACFCSFGHSGAHGEGRRKGVLDLGAGRRFAPGSALSLKGCLDWQDGGRFRRADGGDGDAVEIRARVLAPHRQFVRDVEVQLSEEVGAKSVDGNGAYRRGKRLDFPEQAVPTKMVVAVDVDEVLGSFLAALNRFIAERYSWNHSVSEYHVYEFFRIWNCSREKANLLVHEFFTTHYFQDGVHPIPGARDALQNLSSFCSLSVVTSRQDVIKNHTLEWIEKFYPGLFEQIHFGNHFALEGQSRPKSEICRSFGAQVLIDDNPRYALECAEDGMRVLLFDYDNTYPWCKTGVDQSHPLVTKVHNWQEVEQKLLSWVAPES, encoded by the exons ATGGTAagccgaggaggaggagccgTGCGGTCGTTGCTGGatcgcctgcgcccgccgccgaGGGGGACGAGGGGGAGCCCCGCCatgccgccgcccgtcgccgccgccgccaaaggCGCCTGCTTCTGCAGCTTTGGCCACTCGGGCGCGCACGGCGAGGGGCGGAGGAAGGGCGTCCTGGATTTGGGGGCCGGCCGGAGGTTCGCGCCGGGCAGTGCGCTGAGCCTGAAGGGCTGCCTGGACTGGCAGGACGGCGGCAGGTTCAGGAGGGCGGATGGCGGTGATGGCGACGCGGTGGAGATCAGGGCGCGGGTTCTCGCCCCGCACCGGCAGTTCGTCCGTGATGTGGAGGTTCAGCTGTCGGAGGAGGTGGGCGCGAAGAGTGTGGATGGGAATGGCGCCTACCGGCGTGGGAAGCGCCTCGATTTCCCTGAGCAGGCCGTGCCGACTAAGATGGTGGTCGCGGTTGATGTGGATGAAG TTCTTGGAAGCTTTCTTGCTGCTCTGAACAGATTTATTGCCGAGCGGTACTCTTGGAATCACTCAGTATCAGAATACCATGTCTATGAGTTCTTTAGG ATATGGAATTGTTCTCGAGAAAAAG CTAATCTTCTTGTCCATGAGTTCTTTACAACCCATTACTTTCAAGATGGTGTCCATCCTATCCCAGGCGCTCGAGATGCTCTCCAAAATCTTTCTTCGTTCTGTAGCTTGTCTGTAGTAAC ATCTCGCCAGGATGTAATAAAAAATCACACATTAGAGTGGATCGAGAAGTTTTATCCAGGCTTATTTGAGCAGATCCATTTTGGGAACCATTTTGCTTTGGAAGGCCAATCAAGGCCAAAATCAGAGATTTGCAG ATCTTTTGGTGCTCAGGTTTTAATAGATGATAACCCGAGATACGCTTTAGAATGCGCTGAGGATGGCATGAGGGTTCTGCTCTTCGATTATGATAACACGTATCCCTGGTGCAAAACTGGTGTGGATCAATCACATCCGCTGGTGACCAAGGTTCATAACTGGCAGGAGGTTGAGCAAAAACTTCTCTCGTGGGTAGCACCGGAGAGCTGA